From a region of the Catalinimonas alkaloidigena genome:
- a CDS encoding ChbG/HpnK family deacetylase, with amino-acid sequence MPLRLLFSVLVLLVTYGGCAQRQDIYILFRSDDIGFAHTVNEACIEACENGISRTVELMVPTPWFPEAVALLQQHPDIDVGIHLCLTSEWEHLKWSPLTHAPSLTTEAGYFHPFLWPNDDLRPENTFLLEQDWQVQEIEQELRAQIERATKALPRISHVSAHMGMSGIDPQVADLVDRLATEYGIDIDPTDYGVQRAPGFGGNRTTADEKIENLIAWLDTVPSGKWLFVDHPGYDTPELRAVGHKGYEHVAADRAGVTKAFTDPRVKAAIERRGIHLIAYRDLPKLH; translated from the coding sequence ATGCCGCTACGCCTTCTCTTTTCGGTACTTGTTCTGCTGGTGACGTACGGCGGTTGCGCCCAACGTCAGGACATTTACATCCTTTTCCGCTCCGACGACATCGGCTTTGCCCATACGGTGAACGAGGCCTGCATTGAAGCGTGTGAAAATGGCATTTCGCGGACAGTGGAGTTGATGGTGCCGACGCCCTGGTTTCCGGAAGCGGTGGCGCTTTTGCAACAGCATCCCGACATCGACGTAGGGATTCACCTGTGTCTCACGAGCGAGTGGGAACACCTCAAATGGTCACCCTTGACGCACGCGCCCAGCCTCACGACCGAAGCGGGCTATTTCCATCCGTTTCTCTGGCCCAACGACGACCTGCGGCCGGAAAACACATTTTTGCTGGAACAGGACTGGCAAGTGCAGGAGATCGAACAGGAACTGCGCGCACAGATCGAACGGGCGACGAAAGCACTGCCGCGTATCAGCCACGTTTCGGCGCACATGGGCATGTCGGGCATCGACCCGCAGGTGGCAGACCTGGTGGATCGTCTGGCGACGGAATATGGAATCGACATCGACCCGACCGATTACGGCGTGCAGCGGGCGCCCGGCTTCGGCGGCAACCGGACCACCGCCGACGAGAAAATCGAAAACCTGATCGCCTGGCTCGACACCGTGCCGTCGGGCAAGTGGCTGTTCGTGGATCACCCGGGTTACGACACGCCGGAATTGCGGGCCGTCGGCCACAAGGGCTACGAGCACGTCGCGGCCGACCGGGCGGGCGTCACGAAAGCGTTTACCGATCCGCGCGTAAAAGCCGCCATCGAGCGGCGCGGCATCCACCTGATTGCCTACCGCGATTTACCGAAGTTGCACTAA
- a CDS encoding DUF2975 domain-containing protein, giving the protein MKKKTTQILNLLHVLTWIIFIGLLVQTGTFLVSYVVSLFNPQAAQHLYLGIDLSALRGHDVRAYSAVLSFIMGISALKAYIAYLAIRIFSCLNVAHPFSAEVGQLIAQISQMTLSAGIVAVIAQGYSKWLLKQGMAVAYAWGSEELLFLAGVIFLIAQVFRKGIDIQAEQELTI; this is encoded by the coding sequence ATGAAAAAGAAAACCACGCAAATTCTGAATCTGCTGCACGTACTCACCTGGATCATCTTCATTGGTTTGCTCGTCCAGACCGGGACCTTTCTTGTGTCGTACGTCGTCAGTCTGTTCAACCCGCAAGCCGCCCAGCACCTTTACCTGGGGATCGACCTGTCCGCCCTCCGAGGGCACGACGTCCGCGCCTATTCCGCTGTGCTCTCCTTCATCATGGGCATTTCTGCCCTGAAGGCCTACATCGCCTATCTGGCAATCCGCATTTTCTCCTGCCTTAATGTCGCGCATCCGTTCAGTGCCGAAGTCGGGCAGTTGATTGCGCAAATCAGTCAGATGACGCTGAGCGCCGGAATCGTCGCGGTCATCGCGCAGGGTTACAGCAAGTGGCTTCTGAAACAGGGCATGGCGGTGGCCTATGCATGGGGCAGCGAAGAACTGCTTTTTCTGGCGGGTGTTATCTTCCTCATTGCGCAGGTCTTCCGGAAGGGCATCGACATCCAGGCCGAACAGGAACTAACGATCTGA
- a CDS encoding helix-turn-helix domain-containing protein, protein MPIVVNLDVMMAKRKMSLSELSEKVNLTLANLSILKTGKAKAVRFSTLEALCEALDCQPGDLLEYQELS, encoded by the coding sequence ATGCCGATTGTCGTGAACCTGGATGTGATGATGGCCAAACGGAAAATGTCGCTGAGCGAACTCTCAGAAAAAGTCAACCTGACGCTCGCCAACCTCTCGATTCTGAAAACCGGAAAAGCCAAAGCCGTCCGTTTCAGCACCCTCGAAGCCCTCTGCGAAGCCCTGGACTGCCAACCCGGCGATTTGCTGGAATATCAGGAGCTCTCCTGA
- a CDS encoding glycoside hydrolase family 43 protein — protein sequence MMQTYVEPLCEQQKHRPAPPAARKGKKRSFVWKRLFLPSLFLLLLTGLCTETGCGQANSPVTYQNPVIAGDFADPSVIRVGDTYYAAGTSSEWGPAYPLYASSDLVNWQYIGPVFHDLPAWTMGSYWAPELFFRNGTFYVYYTARRKSDQRSYIGVATTTDLRQGFTDHGCLLEWTKEAIDAFVVEEKGTLYITWKAYGLDDDKLIQLLGRELTPDGLHVTGEVFTLLEADTTNWEAGGMEGQALFKHGDYYYMTYSGNACCGPTCNYQVGLARARQLQGPWEKFAGNPVLSGGPDWKCPGHGTVVTTADGRDFYLHHAYRATSFTTTGREGVLSELVWDEQTGWPKFRYGTTPPLQAASPLGRAQTQDWQIATRFDHPAPMAWVWDVSQPKPDYAIRKGQLRVKAPASATTVGSFLGQIIRKERFAFSAEVWPQAAVLQGVCVYGDGANALGLGVRHNTLELWQVKEGKREVVQTFALPPGKTPVTLSVVYQPGAAYQFHWQRQGEPVTSTAPIVLAGDFLPRWDRAPRVGIHVQGEPLATGVFEAVQLRYE from the coding sequence ATGATGCAAACCTACGTGGAGCCTCTGTGCGAGCAACAAAAGCACAGGCCCGCACCGCCTGCGGCGCGGAAAGGAAAAAAACGTTCTTTTGTCTGGAAACGCCTCTTTCTGCCATCCCTGTTCCTACTGCTCCTAACCGGACTGTGTACGGAAACCGGATGCGGCCAGGCGAACTCGCCCGTCACCTATCAGAATCCGGTAATCGCCGGCGATTTCGCCGACCCTTCTGTGATACGTGTCGGCGACACTTATTATGCCGCCGGTACCTCCTCTGAGTGGGGACCTGCCTATCCGCTGTACGCTTCCTCGGATCTGGTCAACTGGCAGTACATCGGGCCGGTGTTTCACGACCTCCCTGCCTGGACGATGGGAAGCTACTGGGCTCCCGAGCTTTTCTTCCGGAACGGGACCTTTTATGTGTACTATACGGCCCGCCGTAAATCGGATCAACGCTCCTACATTGGTGTCGCTACCACAACCGACCTGCGCCAGGGATTTACCGACCACGGCTGTCTGCTGGAGTGGACCAAAGAGGCCATCGATGCCTTTGTGGTAGAAGAAAAAGGAACGCTTTACATCACCTGGAAAGCCTACGGGCTGGACGACGACAAACTCATTCAGCTACTGGGACGGGAACTTACGCCGGACGGTCTGCACGTCACCGGTGAAGTCTTTACGCTCCTTGAAGCGGACACGACCAACTGGGAAGCCGGTGGGATGGAAGGGCAGGCGCTGTTTAAACATGGAGACTATTATTATATGACCTACTCCGGGAATGCCTGTTGTGGTCCGACCTGCAACTACCAGGTGGGGCTCGCCCGTGCCAGACAATTGCAGGGACCCTGGGAAAAGTTTGCAGGAAATCCGGTCTTGAGCGGAGGACCGGATTGGAAATGTCCCGGACACGGCACCGTAGTAACTACCGCCGACGGCCGCGATTTTTACTTGCATCATGCCTACCGGGCCACCAGTTTTACCACCACCGGGCGAGAAGGAGTGCTGAGTGAACTGGTGTGGGACGAGCAGACCGGCTGGCCGAAATTTCGCTACGGTACCACCCCCCCGCTGCAAGCCGCTTCTCCCCTGGGCCGAGCGCAAACGCAGGACTGGCAGATTGCTACCCGTTTCGACCACCCTGCGCCGATGGCCTGGGTATGGGATGTAAGCCAGCCAAAGCCTGATTACGCGATTCGAAAAGGCCAGTTGCGGGTGAAAGCGCCGGCATCTGCCACGACTGTCGGAAGCTTTCTGGGGCAGATCATCCGGAAAGAACGCTTTGCCTTTTCTGCCGAGGTATGGCCCCAAGCAGCTGTTTTACAAGGAGTCTGCGTATACGGAGATGGGGCTAATGCCCTGGGGCTGGGTGTCCGTCACAACACACTGGAACTTTGGCAGGTCAAAGAAGGAAAACGGGAAGTGGTCCAGACCTTTGCTTTGCCACCCGGCAAAACTCCGGTTACCCTCTCGGTGGTCTATCAGCCCGGCGCGGCCTATCAATTTCACTGGCAGCGCCAAGGCGAGCCCGTCACGTCTACAGCGCCGATTGTGCTGGCGGGTGATTTTTTGCCGCGCTGGGACCGGGCTCCCCGGGTGGGTATCCACGTACAAGGTGAGCCGTTGGCTACAGGCGTGTTTGAAGCGGTGCAGCTTCGCTACGAGTAA
- a CDS encoding tetratricopeptide repeat protein has product MNVGVFRRKWYVVASVVLYALVLAVFGRCDSKPTEVPEDEPTTGSVTQAAYVGSAACRSCHAEVYDAYQHTGKGRSFHAPHPLDRFENFAAPPVYDPTLDFHYRAFWRHDTLYVAEFRTKGRADTTHYREERVAYVIGSGNQTRSYLREVNGYLYEMPLTWYAQRGLWDLSPGYEAGHNTRFDRLVGEACLSCHGSGQAYVEHSLNRFTEVGGAIGCETCHGPGSTHVQYWEEGPRATKGQRDSTIVNPKYLTATLQFDVCRQCHLEGVVVAQPGRDPQAYRPGQPLADYQEIFLPVTDATTEYGFASHAERLQQSPCFLGSGKVLTCTPCHAPHQPLATQVSYNATCQSCHPAPDACTEHAEARLAVDNNCVRCHMPKRGPGDIPHVATTDHKIGIHRDSLSFATTAAASPMQLKSFTSDHPSERNQALAYLNYYEQFDQNPAYLAQVATFVQALERDAQIKLAYLQQQPLAPSWQALTPSQVDDPATCFYVAEMRLRQGLPSLDWHRRAVNLAPDHLEYRFALASAYETAGQPEAAAATYLEVLQRQPEHQASLLNLGYLRLQTEQWEEALALFDQALALYPDYRLAYENRVQALLQLGELPEALRTLDRLIKQYPDDARYPALRTQVREALSAN; this is encoded by the coding sequence ATGAACGTGGGAGTTTTTCGGAGAAAATGGTATGTGGTCGCTTCTGTAGTGTTATACGCGCTTGTGCTGGCGGTGTTCGGCCGGTGCGACTCCAAGCCTACGGAAGTTCCTGAAGATGAACCCACTACAGGTTCTGTAACCCAGGCGGCGTACGTGGGTTCGGCTGCGTGTCGGTCGTGCCACGCAGAAGTGTACGACGCTTACCAGCACACTGGCAAAGGCCGCTCGTTTCATGCCCCGCATCCGCTCGACCGCTTCGAAAATTTTGCGGCCCCGCCCGTGTACGACCCTACACTCGACTTTCATTACCGGGCCTTCTGGCGCCACGACACCCTCTACGTAGCGGAGTTTCGTACAAAAGGCCGCGCCGACACGACTCACTACCGCGAAGAGCGCGTGGCCTACGTCATCGGCTCGGGAAATCAGACGCGCTCGTACCTGCGCGAGGTGAACGGCTATCTTTACGAAATGCCCCTGACGTGGTATGCCCAACGAGGCCTCTGGGACCTGAGTCCGGGCTACGAAGCGGGACACAACACCCGGTTCGATCGGCTGGTGGGCGAGGCGTGTCTGAGTTGCCACGGCAGCGGACAGGCGTACGTGGAGCATTCGCTGAACCGGTTTACCGAGGTCGGCGGTGCCATCGGGTGTGAGACGTGCCACGGCCCCGGCAGCACGCACGTGCAGTACTGGGAAGAGGGGCCACGTGCGACGAAAGGGCAACGGGATTCGACCATCGTGAATCCGAAGTACCTCACCGCCACGCTGCAATTCGACGTGTGCCGTCAGTGCCATCTGGAAGGCGTGGTAGTAGCCCAACCCGGTCGGGACCCGCAGGCGTACCGCCCCGGCCAACCCCTCGCCGATTATCAGGAAATTTTTCTGCCCGTTACGGACGCAACAACGGAATACGGCTTTGCCTCACACGCCGAACGGCTCCAGCAAAGTCCCTGCTTTCTGGGTTCGGGGAAGGTGCTGACCTGTACACCCTGCCACGCCCCCCACCAGCCCCTGGCCACGCAGGTTTCCTACAACGCGACCTGCCAGTCGTGCCATCCCGCCCCCGACGCCTGCACCGAACACGCGGAGGCGCGGCTGGCGGTCGACAACAACTGCGTACGGTGCCACATGCCCAAGCGCGGTCCCGGCGACATTCCGCACGTGGCGACGACCGACCATAAAATCGGCATTCATCGGGATTCGCTGAGCTTCGCGACTACGGCGGCGGCTTCGCCGATGCAGCTCAAAAGTTTTACTTCCGACCATCCTTCCGAACGGAACCAGGCACTGGCGTACCTGAATTATTACGAGCAATTTGACCAGAATCCGGCTTACCTGGCCCAGGTAGCCACGTTTGTCCAGGCACTGGAGCGCGACGCGCAGATCAAACTGGCGTACCTGCAACAGCAACCGCTCGCGCCGTCCTGGCAGGCGCTGACACCCTCGCAGGTAGACGATCCGGCCACCTGTTTTTACGTCGCCGAAATGCGCCTTCGGCAGGGCCTTCCTTCCCTCGACTGGCACCGCCGCGCGGTGAATCTGGCGCCCGATCACCTGGAGTACCGCTTTGCACTCGCGTCCGCTTACGAAACTGCCGGTCAACCCGAGGCGGCTGCCGCCACTTACCTGGAGGTATTGCAACGTCAGCCCGAACACCAGGCATCGTTGCTGAACTTAGGCTACCTGCGGTTGCAGACGGAGCAATGGGAAGAAGCGCTGGCGTTGTTCGACCAAGCCCTAGCCCTTTACCCCGACTACCGGCTGGCGTACGAAAATCGGGTGCAGGCTTTGTTACAATTGGGCGAGTTGCCGGAAGCCCTCCGGACACTGGATCGGCTCATCAAACAGTATCCCGACGACGCCCGGTATCCGGCCCTGCGGACACAGGTGCGGGAGGCATTATCGGCGAATTGA
- a CDS encoding murein L,D-transpeptidase gives MKTYYKSYFLLLLFCFVGFQSCQRSGGGGSRTANLSDREAAKEVNLKRDDEYLRVMTDGRLDLPDSSIKKAVEQQVMNLNQRTFFKDRSAREALTKALQTFYADRDYRLAWNGGDGLLPQVDSLLLALQAAPADGLSPNDYPVNDIVRARAAIFSDSIDRATLKLGDFLQLDFLLTSTFLTYAKHLHAGRVDPNELHEQWYLNVPEGNYAKALEDALQQNRVQTILYSLRPEEEQYGLLREQLAAYRELAKQGGWPKINPAKGVLEKGDREAAVAVLKKRLILTNDLTPDNAYAEDSTYFDEALAAAVASFQEHQGTKVDSAVGPTTLTLLNVPVEQRIQQLALNMERIRWMPRTRGDYYLQVNIPEFKLHIYRKGKEDLSMRVIVGKDFTNETPIFSDSMSYIVFSPTWTVPLSIGRDEILPHLIKDPTWLDRNNYDIYRTWHDGESPMTAKEIAKEKWADIDPEEFKYRVVQRPGDGNALGRAKFIFPNNMNIYLHDTPGHHLFSQEVRDLSHGCVRVEFPAQLAEYLLDDRRQWDTEKIDEAMHQEEPVTVTLPEKLPVNIIYQTAWVNQETGRVSFWRDVYGYDDAQLNALGQEATPLAYETTGR, from the coding sequence ATGAAAACCTATTATAAATCCTATTTTTTGCTCTTACTTTTCTGCTTCGTCGGGTTTCAGTCCTGCCAGCGGTCAGGGGGAGGGGGGAGCCGCACGGCCAACCTTTCCGACCGGGAAGCCGCCAAGGAAGTGAACCTGAAACGCGACGACGAATACCTCCGGGTGATGACCGACGGCCGCCTCGATCTGCCCGATTCTTCCATCAAAAAGGCCGTAGAACAGCAGGTGATGAACCTGAACCAGCGCACGTTTTTTAAAGACCGGAGCGCACGCGAAGCGCTGACCAAGGCGCTGCAAACGTTTTATGCCGATCGCGACTACCGGCTGGCCTGGAACGGAGGCGACGGGTTGTTGCCGCAGGTCGATTCGTTGCTTCTGGCGCTGCAGGCCGCTCCGGCCGACGGCCTTTCGCCAAACGATTATCCTGTAAACGACATTGTTCGGGCACGGGCGGCAATCTTCAGCGACAGCATCGACCGCGCTACGTTGAAACTGGGCGACTTTTTACAACTGGATTTTCTGTTGACCAGCACGTTTCTGACCTACGCCAAACACCTGCACGCCGGGCGGGTCGATCCGAACGAATTACACGAGCAGTGGTACCTGAACGTACCCGAGGGTAACTACGCAAAAGCCCTGGAAGATGCGCTTCAGCAGAACCGTGTCCAGACCATTTTGTATTCCCTGCGTCCGGAAGAAGAGCAATACGGCCTGCTGCGCGAGCAACTGGCCGCGTACCGCGAGCTGGCCAAACAAGGCGGCTGGCCAAAAATTAACCCGGCGAAAGGTGTGTTGGAAAAGGGCGACCGCGAAGCCGCCGTGGCCGTGTTGAAAAAACGCCTGATCCTGACCAACGACCTGACGCCCGACAACGCCTACGCGGAAGACAGCACCTACTTCGATGAGGCGCTGGCCGCCGCCGTTGCCAGCTTTCAGGAGCACCAGGGCACAAAAGTCGACAGTGCGGTAGGGCCGACCACCCTGACGTTGCTCAATGTGCCGGTCGAACAGCGCATCCAGCAACTGGCCTTGAATATGGAACGCATCCGCTGGATGCCCCGCACCAGAGGCGACTACTACCTGCAAGTCAACATTCCGGAATTTAAGCTGCACATCTACCGCAAGGGCAAAGAAGACCTGTCGATGCGGGTGATTGTGGGAAAAGACTTCACCAACGAGACGCCCATTTTCAGCGACAGCATGTCGTACATCGTGTTCAGCCCAACCTGGACAGTACCGCTGAGCATCGGGCGCGACGAAATTCTGCCGCATCTGATCAAAGACCCTACCTGGCTGGATCGTAACAATTACGACATCTACCGGACGTGGCACGACGGCGAGTCGCCCATGACGGCCAAAGAGATCGCCAAAGAAAAGTGGGCCGACATCGATCCGGAAGAGTTCAAATACCGCGTCGTGCAACGGCCGGGCGACGGCAATGCGCTGGGCCGCGCCAAGTTCATCTTTCCCAACAACATGAACATCTACCTGCACGATACGCCGGGCCACCACTTGTTTTCGCAGGAAGTACGCGACCTGAGCCACGGATGCGTGCGGGTGGAATTTCCGGCGCAACTGGCCGAGTACCTGTTGGACGACAGACGCCAGTGGGATACCGAAAAAATCGACGAGGCGATGCACCAGGAAGAGCCCGTCACCGTCACCCTACCCGAAAAATTGCCGGTAAATATCATCTACCAGACGGCCTGGGTCAACCAAGAAACGGGGCGTGTCAGCTTCTGGCGCGATGTGTACGGGTACGACGACGCCCAGCTCAATGCCCTGGGACAGGAAGCAACGCCGCTGGCCTACGAAACGACCGGGCGCTAG
- a CDS encoding tagaturonate reductase — MFPTDKTKRPERILQFGEGNFLRAFVDWIVQSMNDKTDFDGSVVVVQPIAQGMVDLLNQQDSRYTLYLQGIRQGQVVSEHQVIDSISRGLNPYTQWDAFLQTAEQPEMRFMVSNTTEAGIATDANDWSDQTPPTTFPAKLTCWLQRRYQTFGGAADKGIIFLPCELINYNGDKLKTAMLYYVDLWGLDEGFKAWIEAHCTFCNTLVDRIVPGFPRDRIQEIHEELGYKDQLVVEGEQFHLWVIEAPESVQNEFPADRAGLNVKFVRDMQPYRTRKVRILNGAHTTMVPVAYLYGLRTVRESVEHDVVGSYIHQAIFEEIIPTLDLPREELEEFANDVLERFRNPYIQHYLISIALNSTSKFETRVLPSLLTYQEQTGKLPQRLVFALAALIRFYKGDVDGESIDLKDDQDTLDLFGEIWKGWDGTDAGLRQLVEIVLGYEKIWKQNLNEVPGLTDAVAGYVKAIDEKGMKSALEEAAFAEVNSGS, encoded by the coding sequence ATGTTCCCAACTGATAAGACAAAACGTCCCGAACGCATCCTCCAGTTTGGGGAAGGAAACTTCCTCCGGGCTTTTGTCGACTGGATTGTCCAGTCGATGAACGACAAAACCGATTTCGACGGCAGCGTCGTGGTGGTACAGCCCATTGCGCAGGGCATGGTCGATCTGCTCAACCAACAGGACAGTCGCTACACGCTGTACCTGCAAGGCATCCGGCAGGGCCAGGTCGTTAGTGAGCATCAGGTGATCGACAGCATCAGCCGGGGGCTGAATCCCTATACCCAGTGGGACGCGTTTCTGCAAACCGCCGAACAGCCCGAGATGCGGTTCATGGTGTCGAACACGACCGAAGCGGGCATTGCGACCGACGCCAACGACTGGTCGGACCAGACGCCGCCGACTACGTTCCCGGCTAAGCTGACCTGCTGGCTGCAACGCCGCTACCAGACGTTTGGCGGCGCCGCCGACAAGGGCATCATTTTTCTGCCGTGCGAACTGATCAACTACAACGGCGACAAGCTGAAGACCGCCATGCTCTACTACGTCGATCTGTGGGGCCTCGACGAAGGATTCAAAGCGTGGATTGAAGCGCACTGTACGTTCTGCAACACGCTGGTCGACCGCATTGTGCCGGGGTTCCCGCGCGACCGCATCCAGGAAATCCACGAGGAGCTGGGCTACAAAGACCAGTTGGTGGTAGAAGGGGAACAATTCCACCTCTGGGTAATCGAAGCGCCCGAGTCCGTACAGAACGAGTTCCCGGCCGACCGGGCGGGCCTGAACGTCAAGTTTGTGCGCGATATGCAGCCGTACCGCACGCGGAAAGTCCGCATCCTGAACGGAGCCCACACCACCATGGTGCCGGTGGCCTACCTCTACGGCCTGCGCACCGTCCGAGAGTCGGTCGAGCACGACGTGGTTGGGTCGTACATCCATCAGGCCATTTTCGAGGAGATCATCCCGACCCTGGACCTGCCCCGCGAAGAGCTGGAAGAGTTTGCGAACGACGTGCTGGAGCGGTTCCGCAATCCCTACATCCAACATTACCTCATCAGCATTGCACTCAACTCCACTTCGAAGTTCGAAACGCGTGTGTTGCCGTCGCTGCTCACCTACCAGGAACAGACCGGCAAATTGCCGCAGCGGCTGGTATTTGCCCTGGCGGCGCTGATCCGGTTCTACAAAGGAGACGTGGACGGCGAGTCGATCGACCTGAAAGACGATCAGGATACGCTGGATCTGTTTGGTGAAATCTGGAAAGGCTGGGACGGCACCGACGCGGGGCTGCGCCAACTGGTGGAGATTGTGCTGGGCTACGAGAAAATCTGGAAACAGAACTTGAACGAGGTGCCCGGCTTGACCGACGCCGTGGCGGGCTACGTAAAAGCCATCGACGAGAAAGGCATGAAATCGGCCCTGGAAGAAGCCGCCTTCGCGGAGGTAAATTCCGGTTCCTGA
- a CDS encoding DUF1571 domain-containing protein — MRTLLFLIAFCLPWTVAAQDQTGAVALVKQMMARCESVQTLQCRYHKEERIEGELIKETMDVSLRRTPFRLYLQFVEPDADRSVCFPHPQDPEKARVLMRVLGVPLSLSLAPDDKRMRKNQHHTIRRIGFDYAFSILRFLIDHSSDSLIWQVAPSTFDGHACYQVTIQNPRFRYLPYTGRPGETLQRLADTRMLSEFLLLERNPQAKSYTHSIAALPLSLPSAYAQTLVLQIDKARFFPLSLEIYDDRGLFEKYQYRQLVLNPPNLLTAPCP; from the coding sequence ATGCGAACGCTTCTCTTTCTAATCGCCTTTTGTCTGCCGTGGACGGTCGCCGCCCAGGATCAGACGGGTGCAGTGGCCCTCGTCAAGCAGATGATGGCCCGATGCGAGTCGGTGCAAACCTTGCAGTGCCGCTACCACAAGGAAGAGCGGATTGAAGGTGAGTTGATCAAGGAAACGATGGACGTATCGCTGCGACGCACGCCGTTCCGGCTTTACCTCCAGTTTGTCGAACCCGACGCCGACAGGTCCGTCTGTTTTCCCCATCCGCAAGATCCGGAGAAGGCGCGGGTGCTGATGCGGGTGCTGGGCGTTCCGCTCTCCCTGTCGCTAGCCCCGGACGACAAGCGCATGCGCAAAAATCAGCACCACACCATCCGCCGCATCGGGTTTGATTATGCGTTCTCGATTCTCCGGTTCCTCATCGACCATTCTTCCGACTCGCTCATCTGGCAGGTCGCGCCGTCCACGTTCGACGGACACGCCTGTTATCAAGTCACGATCCAGAATCCCCGCTTCCGCTACCTGCCCTACACCGGGCGACCCGGCGAAACGCTCCAGCGCCTGGCCGACACGCGCATGCTCTCCGAATTTTTGTTGCTGGAACGCAACCCGCAGGCGAAATCTTATACCCACAGCATCGCCGCCCTGCCGCTCAGCCTTCCCAGTGCTTACGCCCAGACGTTGGTGCTCCAAATCGACAAAGCGCGATTTTTCCCGCTGAGCCTGGAGATTTACGACGACCGGGGCCTGTTCGAAAAGTACCAGTACCGTCAGTTAGTGTTGAACCCACCGAATCTGCTGACGGCGCCGTGCCCATAA
- a CDS encoding 3-oxoacyl-[acyl-carrier-protein] synthase III C-terminal domain-containing protein, with protein sequence MGVIIQHIRSFYERKPAPEVTAVSAPVVDVALQSLRALLRRRPARPVSHLVVATTCPDRLTPSLGQELAAAFPELLGPCHVLDLVQGCTGGASALILGSQLAELHQSAVLVVAAEAAHQATSSASPLHDYFSRGSFACLVEGGPHPQRLLGSLSRQYADLRDVVTVNLGHVTPRVIQAQRQPACDPRRYLGLQMDKRMAMRLLRKAEAFYLDLVRTTGTPDYIILHQVNPGIIGHLKQVFARYPATFVDLAAEVGNCGVATVGVALDRIWPEARGKKVFVCSFGTGGMITGGVWQC encoded by the coding sequence ATGGGAGTGATCATCCAGCACATTCGGAGCTTTTACGAACGGAAGCCTGCCCCCGAAGTCACCGCAGTATCTGCTCCGGTTGTCGACGTGGCCCTGCAATCGCTTCGCGCCTTGCTGCGCCGTCGGCCCGCCCGCCCCGTATCGCACCTGGTTGTCGCCACCACGTGTCCCGATCGGCTCACGCCTTCGCTGGGACAGGAACTCGCGGCGGCGTTTCCGGAGCTGCTGGGGCCGTGCCACGTACTCGATCTGGTCCAGGGGTGCACGGGTGGTGCCAGCGCCCTTATTCTGGGCAGCCAACTGGCCGAACTTCACCAGAGTGCCGTGCTGGTGGTGGCGGCCGAAGCGGCACATCAGGCCACCTCGTCTGCCAGTCCGTTGCACGACTACTTCAGTCGCGGCTCCTTTGCGTGTCTGGTCGAGGGAGGCCCGCATCCGCAACGACTGCTGGGCAGCCTTTCGCGGCAGTACGCCGACCTGCGCGACGTGGTGACGGTCAACCTCGGGCACGTGACGCCGCGTGTCATTCAGGCGCAACGCCAGCCCGCCTGCGATCCGCGCCGCTACCTGGGACTACAGATGGACAAACGGATGGCGATGAGGCTGTTGCGCAAAGCCGAAGCCTTTTACCTCGACTTGGTCCGTACCACCGGTACCCCCGACTACATCATTCTCCACCAGGTCAATCCCGGTATCATCGGGCATCTGAAGCAGGTCTTTGCCCGCTATCCCGCCACCTTTGTCGACCTGGCCGCCGAAGTAGGGAATTGTGGGGTGGCGACCGTAGGCGTAGCGCTGGACCGGATCTGGCCCGAAGCCCGCGGCAAGAAAGTGTTCGTGTGCAGCTTCGGAACGGGCGGTATGATCACCGGCGGCGTCTGGCAGTGCTGA